AGGAAAAGGAAGAATTTTAAATTCTTTAATTGAAAATAAGTAAATAGAAGACTAGTTTCAGAGTAATCTCCATAAAATCTACAAAACTTTAGGCTATAGTAAAATAGTGTATAGAAAATAGAGGAGTGAGTTTATGAGTAAAAAACAATTAACAACAGTTTTATTAATTGTAATTGTAGCTTTCATAGCAGTTACTGGATGGTTTTTGTATGATAAAAATTATACTAAAACAGAAAATAATCAATCTAAACAAAAAATGAATATGAGTATGTCTGAGGGAAATTCAAGTAGTAACAGTAGCATGGAAATGATGGACCAAGAAAGCGAAAATAATGTTGAAATTGTGGAAAAAAATCAAAAAGAAAAAGAGTTGGCGATTCCTCCTTTATTAAAGGCAGATTCTGAAACAGACTCAGCAGTAGAATATACTCTAACTGCGCAAGAGGGAGAATCTTCCTTTATTGATGGCGAAAAAACTAAGACTCTTGGGTACAATGGTAACTTTCTTGGACCTGTTTTACGAGTTAAAAATGGCCAAAAGGTAACGATTAACACTGAAAACAAGTTAACTAGTGACACATCGTTTCATTGGCATGGGTTAAAAATCCCTTCAGACGTTGACGGTGGACCACACCAACCAGTAAAACCTAATGAGACTAAAAAAGTAGATTTCACTGTAGAACAAGAAGCTGCAACACTCTGGTTTCATCCACATCCAGATGGTGAAACAGCTAAACAAGTATATGATGGTTTAGCTGGCGTTTTGTTAGTAGAAGATGAAAATTCTGACAAACTAGATATACCAAAAAATTATGGTAAGGATGATATACCTGTAATTGTTCAAGATAGGGTTTTTGATAATAACAATCAGTTGAATTATGAATCAGATCGAAATGAAGACGGAACTCAAGGAGATACATTGTTGGTTAATGGAACAATAAATCCTTATATTAATGTTTCAGATGGGAATATACGTTTGCGTTTGTTAAATGGATCAAATGCAAGAAATTATGAGTTTTCTTTTGACGATGGGTCAGAATTTAAACAAATTGCGTCTGATGGTGGATTTCTTGCGAATCCAATTTCTTTGGATAAGGTTATGTTAACTCCTGGAGAACGTGCTGAAATAATTGTAAATACTGAAAAATACAAAAAAGGGGATGTACTAAATCTTATGGATGGTGATTCTAAAATTTTATCTCTAAAAATTACCAAAGATAATTTAAAATCAGTAGAATTGCCAACTAAGTTAAACGAAATTGCAAATGAAGATACTTCATCACTACCTGAACAAAAAATCACATTAAAAGGTATGTCACACATGGTGTCTATTGATGGAAAAACTTTTGACATGAATAGAATTGATTTGGAAAAAAAGAAAGATGAAAAAGAGATATGGGAAATTTACAATGCACCTGATATGATGGGTGGAATGATTCATCCTTTTCATATTCATGGGGTCCAATTTAGAATCTTATCAAGAAATGGAAAAACACCTCCTGAAAACGAAGCGGGATGGAAAGATACTGTTGCATTAAACCCAGATGAAACAGTTAAATTAGAAGTACAATTCCAAAATACTGGAATTTTTATGTATCATTGTCATAACTTGGAGCATGAAGAAAATGGAATGATGGGACAAGTAAAAGTTACTAAATAGAAAGGAGGCGTGTGTATAATGTTGAATAAGTGTATATCTTTTATGGGAGGTGGATTCAATATGATGTTTATGGGGATAATTTGGGTAAGTTTAATTGTTTTAATAGTGATTCTAGTGCTAAAAACTTTTGAAAAAAAGAATCAGAAACAAAATTTTGAAGAATCACCGGTGGATATTTTATTAAAAGAATTTGCAAAAGGGGCTATAACAGAAGAAGAGTATTTAGCAAAACGAAAATATATGTAACTAATAGATAATTGAGGGGGAATTGAGATGAAAATTCTGATTGTTGATGATGAGCCTAAAATACTAGAAATCGTGGATGCGTACTTGATATCAAAAAACTACTCAGTATATAAAGCAACATCAGGAAAGGAAGCTTTAGAAAAATATCATTTTATTTCCCCTGATTTGGTTATACTAGATTTAATGTTGCCAGATATCAGTGGTCTTGATGTGTGCGAAACAATTAGAAAAGAAACGGAAACACCAATCATCATGCTAACAGCAAAATCGGGAGAAGAAGACATTTTGAAAGGACTTGCTCTAGGTGCAGATGATTATATAGTGAAACCATTTAGTCCAAAGGAACTTGTTGCAAGAGTTGAGACCGTTTTAAGACGGTCTTCAACATTTTCTAGTCATGGGAAATTAATCTTTAACGATGGTGAGTTAATTATTATTCCAAGTACTCGACAAGTATTTTTAACAAATAATGAGTTAGCATTAACTTCTTCTGAATTTGATATTTTAGCTATTATTGCTTCTAATCCAAATCGTATTTTTTCTAGAAGTCAGTTGATAGAAATAGTAAAGGGAATGGAGTTTTCTGGATTAGAAAGAACAATTGATTCACATATAAAAAATTTACGCCATAAAATAGAAAAAGATCCAAAAAAACCAAATTATATTGTAACAGTTCATGGTAGCGGTTATCGTTTTGGTGAGGGAAAATGAAAAGAACGATAAAATGGCAATTAATTGTTTCGTTCTTGTTGCTATCTTCTTTGATAATTGGTTCATTAAGTTTTATAACAATAAGTTTAATGAATAATCATTTCGAAAAATATGTAAAGGAACGTCAAGAAGAGACGCTAACTCAATATGTAGAATCGATTGAACTTTTATTTAATTATAGTGAACAAAATTGGCAAACACAAGGAATCGGAGATATCGGTAAAAAAGCATTGGAAAATAATATTATTATTGAAGTCTATGACAGAAACAACAAGATATTATGGGCCCCTAGTAAAACAGAGAAAAGCAAAGCAACTAAAAAAATGAACATATATGCAAAATACTTAAAAAACAAATTGGATATTACTAATACTAATGTAGTTAAAATTGAAAAAAATCTAACATATAAAGAATCTACAATTGGTAAAGTGCTTTTTAGACATGTAGGTCCGTTATCCTATACGAAGCATGATGTTGTTTTTATATCCGATATGAAAAAGAATTTGATGATTGTCTCTTTCGCTGCATTATTTATCTCGTTTATATTTGCGACATGGGTATCAAGAAAGATGAGTATCCCATTAACCCATGTGAATGATTTTACTAAAAAAGTTGCAAATGGTGATTATTCACAACAAATCCCCCAAGAAACGTCTATATTAGAAATAAATGAACTGATTAGCTCTGTAAATGAATTAACTAGACAGTTAGAGCAGCAGCAAGAACTACGCAAAAGACTTTCTACAGATATTGCACATGAAATAAGAACCCCTCTTACAACCTTAAAAGGCAATATTGAGGGAATGCTAGATGGAATATGGGATGTATCTACTGAGAGGCTTCAAAGTTGTTATGACGAGGTTACTCGCTTAACTAGATTAATTGGTAACATCGAAAAATTAACTAAGTTAGAAAAAAATTATGAGAAATTAATTAAATCTAACTTTAATTTAAATAGTTTGATTTTTCAAGTGGTTACAAATTTTGATTCTAGTATTAAACAAAAAGAAATTCAGTTTAATTTATATGGAGAAGAAATTTCTGTATTTGCAGATAAAGATAAATTTAGTCAAGTTATGACCAACTTACTTGCTAATGCTATAAAATTTACTCAAAAATATGGTGAGATATCCATTAGTTTAAATAAAGTAGGGAATAATGTTGAGATAAAAGTAAAAGATAATGGGATTGGAATTAATGAGGAAGAGGTAGAACATATTTTTGACAGATTTTATATGGCAGATCCAGCGAGAAGCAGTTCTCAAGGTGGTCAAGGAATTGGATTAGCGATTGTTAAAAGTATTGTAGAGGCTCATTCTGGATCCATTCGAGTTGAAAGCAACTTAGGTACCGGGAGTTGTTTTTTTATAAAACTACCAATAAAGAATAGACTCTAAAAATAATAGAATATAAAGGTGGAGTAATTATTGAAAACTAAAAAATCAAAGAAATTTCAGCTTTATTTTATTAATGTACTGACAATCGTGTTATTAGTAGCAGGTTTGTTATTAATATTTAATCGACCTATTAGAAACTGGCTCATTGACTACTTAGGACAGAACAATAATGTATCAACAGTGACTGTTAAAAAAATCGAGAAAAACAATCAAAAAAAAGGAGAATTTGATTTTGATCAAGTTGAAAGTCTTGATTTTGAAAGTGTTGCTCGTGCTAGATTATATCAGGACAAAATGGCTGTGATAGGTGGTTTAGCAGTTCCAAGTGTGAAAATAAATTTACCTATTTTAAAGGGTCTTTCAAATTACAATCTTGCAGTTGGTGCAGGTACAATGGTAGAAAATCAGGCCATGGGAAATGGGAATTATTCACTTGCAGGACATAATTTAGATCAAACAAATTTATTATTTAGTCCATTACATGACTTGAAAATGGGAGAAGTGATCTATCTAACTGACTTAAAAAAAGTCTATGTCTATGAAACAACGTTTCTTGAAATTGTTGATCCAACAAGAGTTGATTTAATTGAACCAGTGGATGGTGAAAATTTAGTTACATTAGTTACTTGTAATCAAGATGGATCTAAAAGATTAGTTGTCCAAGGTACATTAATAGAAGAAGTAACAATGTCTGAAGCAACTGAAAAAATTACAAAAGCTTTTGATATTGAGAAGAATATCTAGTAAAGTAGGCAGATCATTGAGAGGTGGAAATATGAAGAAGTTCCTGGTTTTTATTCGCCCATACGACGTTTTGATTATTAGTTTGTTAGTTATAATTTCTTTCATTCCTTTAGCTGTTTTCAATAAGTATAGTCAAAATATAGCTAATAAACTTGGAAATATAGCAGTCATTTCGATTGACGGAGTGACAGTGAGAGAAATTGAACTGTCATCAAATACAAAATATCAACTGTTTACACTTTACCCCTCAGAGAATCAATATAATATCATTGAAGTAGACGGAACAAGAATTAGAAATAAGAAAGACAATAGCCCAGATCAAATCGCAGTGAAAACTGGTTGGATTAGTAAAGTTGGAGAAACCAGTATTTGTCTACCACACAAATTAATAATAGAAATCCGGTCGAAAGATGGAGAAAAACAAAATGAGACCGATTTAGTCATCCCTCTTTAGTTATAAGAATAAAGTTCAAAGGATATTTAAAAAATGTTAATTTCATCTCCATACAAGATAATGTTGATACATCGGTTTCTATGGGCAGACTCTTTTTGCGAGTGATGATTAGTTTAGCAGAATTGGAACGTAACCTCATTATTGAACGAATCAAATCTGGCCTTGATGTAGTTAGAGCACGAGAAAAATGGTTGGCGGGCACATAAAGATAGTATTTTAGTTGATTTAGCTTTAAAGATGTACGAAAGCAAGGAGTATTCAATCCCGCAAATTCTTAAAGCTTCTAAACTAAGTAAAACGACTTTTTACGTTATATTAATGGAAGGAAGGACTAAGTATGGGTTTAAAAATCATTTTAACAGCTGCGCAACGTGAACGACTGCTTTCTGTAGAACACCTATCAGAGGAAGATTTTAAAGCATACTTTAGTTTTTCGGATTCAGATTTAGAGATTATCAATCAACACCGAGGGAATATTAATAAATTAGGCTTTGCCATACAACTTTGCTTAGCTCGATATCCTGGTTGTTCTTTAAGCAACTGGTCTGTTAAACCAGATAGATTGACTTCTTATGTGACACATCAACTTCACCTGGGCCCAATCGAATTAGCTTCATACAATCACAGAAACACTCGTGCCAATCATTTTAACGAAATTTTAGAAACGTTTAGGTACCAACGATTTGGGAGTAATGGCAATCGAGAACATCTAATAGAGTATTTAGTTAATCTTTCATTAGAAAATGATGATTCTACTTTTCTGATGAAAGAAACTCTAGATTTTTTATCTTGTAATAGAATTATCTTTCCATCGATTGCCACACTTGAAGATGTTATTAGTCACTGCCGATCTAAGGCAGAAAGTACTCTGTTTTCAATTTTACTCCAACCATTAAAAGGAATACAAATGGAAAAATTAGATGATTTACTTCATCTTTTTAAAGAAACAAAGATGACTAAACTTGCCTGGCTGAAAGATATTCCAGGGAAAGCTAATCCAGAGAGTTTTATGAGTATTTGTAAAAAGGTTGAAGCGATTAATGCTATTGAGCTTGGAACAATTAACGTAGCCCATATTCATCGTAATAGATTCCTTCAGTTAGCTAGATTAGGTGATAATTATGATGCCTATGATTTTTCTCGTTTTGAATTTGAAAAAAAATATGCCTTACTGATTGCTTTTTTAGTAGATCATCATCAATATCTAATCGATCAATTAATTGAGATTAACGATCGTATTCTAGGTAGCATTAAACGGAAAGGAACACGTGATTCACAAGAACAGCTAAAAGAAAAAGGCAAATTGACTACTGAAAAATTAGAACACTATGTGTCCCTAATTGATGCTCTTCATTTTGCAAAGGATAACAATAGTAACCCCTTTGACGAAATTGAACGAATTATTCCTTGGAATGAGTTAATTCAAGATGGAGAGGAAGCGAAACAAATTACTGGCCATAAAAAGTATGGCTATTTAGAAATGGTAAGGAACAAAGCCACTTATCTCCGTAGATACACGCCGATGTTGCTAAAAACTCTATCGTTTAAAGCAACAACGTCAGCAAAACCTGTCCTTACGGCTCTCACTCAATTAAGTGAACTACACAATGATGGAAAAAGAAAACTACCAGTAGACACATCTATTGATTTTGTAAGCAAAAAATGGGAAAACCTTGTTCGACCACAAAACGGAAAAATAGATCGCTCATTCTATGAATTAGTAGCCTTCACAGAACTTAAAAACAACATTCGTTCAGGTAATATTTCTGTTGAAGGAAGTCTAGCCCATCGAAATATTGATGACTACTTAGTTCCTTCTGATAGTTGCCTTGGATCATTAACCATACCAGACACCTTTGATGAATACCTTGAAGCTAGGGGATCTTTTTTAGACTCTCACCTTCAATTTTATGCAAAATCTGATAAAAAAACAGCTAAAATGACACTTAAAAAATTAGAAAAGATTACTCCAGATGAAGCCGAAATCTTTAGGAAAAGACTCTACTCAATGATTCCAAAAATAAGGTTAAGTGATCTTTTAATTGAAGTGGATAGCTGGACCCAATTTTCACAAGAATTTATTCATGATTCAACTGGAAAGCCACCAAATGAAACCGAGAAAAAAATTGTGTTTGCCACTTTACTGGGATTAGGAATCAATATAGGTCTTGAAAAAATGGCACAATCCACGCCTGGAATCACGTATCCTCAATTGGCAAATGCTAAACAATGGCGTTTTTATAAAGAAGCCTTAACTCGTGCACAATCTGTTTTAGTTAACTATCAATTGGATATTCCAATTGCTGATTTTTGGGGAGAAGGAAAAACAAGTGCTTCAGATGGCATGCGCGTACCCGTAGGTGTCTCCGCTCTCAAATCTGATGTTAATCCGCACTATAAAAGTCTAGAAAAAGGGGCTTCAATGATTCGCTCAATAAATGATAGAAATACCTCGCATCATGTTGAAGTTGTTTCAACCAACACAAGAGAAGCTACTCATACACTTGACGGTTTACTCTACCATGAAACGGATTTAGATATTGAAGAACACTTCACTGATACAAATGGTTATAGCGATCAAATGTTTGGCATGACTGCTTTATTAGGATTTAAATTTGAACCACGCATTAGAAATATAAAAAAATCTCAACTATTTTCTATAAAACCATGTTCAGAGTATCCTGATTTATCAGGATCTATAAATAGTAAGATTAATGTAAACATTATCGAAGAAAACTATGAAGAAATTAAACGAATAGCCTATTCGATTCAAACAGGTAAAGTATCAAGCTCTTTAATTTTAGGAAAACTTGGCTCATATGCTCGTAAAAATAAAGTAGCTACTGCTTTAAGAGAATTAGGACGTATTGAAAAAAGCATTTTCATGATAAGATATGTAACGGATGATCAATTGCGCCGCAAAATCACTCATGGATTAAACAAGACAGAAGCTGTTAATGCCTTAGCTAGAGAATTATTTTTTGGTCGCCGTGGAAAATTTATGGAACGCGACATTCGCCGTCAACTTCAAAGTGCAAGCGCACTCAATGTCTTAATAAATGCGATTAGTATATGGAACGCTGTGTATTTACAGGAAGCCTATAATTATTTAGTTAAACTTGATCCCCAAGTTACTAAGTATATGAGGCATATCTCTCCGATTAATTGGGAGCATATTACTTTTCTTGGCGAATACAAATTTGATTTGTTATCTATTCCTAAACACTTAAGAAAATTGAACATAGAAAAATAGCCAGTCATCAAACGTTAGTATAGAGGGAATTCCCAGTCCTTATCGATACAAATTCCCTCTGCGCGCTTGGGACCCCTACAAGACTACTATAACTATGTACTATTTACTGATAATGCAGTAGAAAAATATTTATCTGATTGGTTACTTGATCGGTCATGGTATACAACTGAGACGGATAATATGCTTTTTGATATGCTATTAAAAAAATGTTTGGATGAAAAAATTATTTTACCAGGTTTTTCTACTTTTGAACGCTTTGTATCTAAAATTATTGATTCTTCTGAAAAACAACTCTATAAATTACTTTCTGAGATTCCTGCTACATCAGAGGTAGAACGTTTGTTAGAATTATTTGATTTTGTTGGTGAGCCTATACGTGGTGCAACGCTTAAAATGGATATTTTACGAAGCCCTTTGATTGACGAAAGTCAAAAGGAGCTTATTCGTGGGTTTAATAGACTGATTATGTTCCAATCTTTTCATACAGAAAACTGGGACTTTTCTGTAATTCCTGAAGGGAAATTAAAAAAACTTGCCAGCTATGCTTTCAAAGCAAAAGCTCAAGCTATACAAAGAATGCCACTAAATCGCCAAATAGCTCATTTAGTGGCATTTGTTTATGAACATCAGAAAAAAGCAATGGACGAACAACTTTTAGCACTATCAAAATATGTAGATGCTATTTTTAGACGTGCAAAAAATAAAGAAATAAAAGATCGAATGAGAACAATAAAAGATTTAGATCGAGCTGCTCTTACGTTATCAAAAATTGTAGAACTTTTATTTGACGAATCCATTACTAACCAAGAAATTCGAAAAGTTATTTCAGATAAATTTCAAAAAGAAGAAATGGATGCAGCCATTTTTCAAGTTAAGGATATTGTTCGTAACGAGCAAGAACCCATTGCAATTAATGAACTTCGCAAAGCATTCAGGAAAATTAAAAAGTTCATCCCCTCTATTCTTTTATCCATTAACTTTGAAGGTAACAATTACGGGGCAGATAGCTTAGTCGTTTGGGAAAAGATAAAAGAAGTTTTTCCAAAACCAATAACACTAGACCATTTTTATGATATTGAACCCTGTTTATCTAAAAAATGGCAATATTATATACATGAAAATCCCACTTCAGTAAATCAGTGCGTGTTAATTGCTGGGCTAGAACTTCTCTTTCAAGGATTAAAAAAGCATGACATATTTGTTACTAATAGTGAAAAATATGCAGACCCAATGAGCTATTTATTGGATGATTCTACGTGGATAGAGCAACGGGAAGTTTTGATTACTCAACTTGACTTACCTTCTTCAGGCACCTTAGCTGTACAAAAATTAAGCGAAGATTTGTCTCTATCTTTTATAGAAACACAATCAAATTGGGATGCATCTAATATGGCAAGGCTTGAAGAAATAAATGGTGAAGTAAAAGTAGTTGTTTCAAATTTGAAAAAGGGAAATGAGCAGCCTAATGAAAAAGAGTTTAAATCACGTGTGCGCCAACTCATGCCTAGCATTGATTTATCCGATTTATTATTGGAAGTAAACCAACGAGTTGGGTTAACTCAATCCTTTAAACATTTAAATGAGAAAGAATCCAGAATGAAACAGTTAGATATTAGTATTTTAGCAGTATTGTTAGCGGAATCATGTAATATTGGATTTTCTCCAGTTTCCAAAAATAATATTGATAGTTTGAAGTATGATAGGCTCACCTATGTAGCTCATCAATACTTACGTATTGATACCTTAACTGCAGCTAATCAAAAAATTATTCATTCACATAAGAAATTGGAACTGGCTCTTGCTTGGGGAAATGGAGAAATGGCGTCTGCAGATGGAATTCGGTATATAACACCGCAAAGATCACTTTACTCTGCTAGTAATCCAAAATACTTTGGCAAAGGCCGTGGAATCACTTTCTATAACTTTGTTTCAGATCATTATATTGGTTTCCATGGAATGGTTGTATCAGGCACGTTAAGAGACTCTCTTTACTTATTAGAGGGACTTCTTAATCAAACCAGCGGATTACAGCCCACTCAGATAATGACAGATACAGCTGGATATAGTGACCTTATTTTTGGATTATTTGGACTACTAGGTTTTCAATTTAGTCCTAGAATTGCGAATAAACATGGTACCAAACTATGGAGAATTGAAAAAAATGCTGATTATGGTTTATTGAATGATGTTACTAAAAGTCGAATTAACACTGATTTAATTGAAGAACATTGGGAAGATATACTTCGAGTAGCAGGTTCCCTGAAATCTGGTAAAGTCAATGCAACTGAACTAACTCGAGCGTTACAACGATCTGGTCAACCAACTTCACTTGGAAAAGCAATTACAGAATATGGAAAGGTTTATAAGACCAAACATCAACTACGCTATCTTTCAGATGAAATTTATGCTCGTCAAATACTTGAACAGCTAAATAAGGGTGAATCACGTCATGCACTTTGCAGAAGTATATTTTACGGAAGAAATGGAAAATTATATCAAACTTATATTGATGGAATGGAGGAGCAGTTAACCTCTTTAAGCGTTGTAACAAATGCAGTAATTTATTGGAATACACTGTATCTTGAAAAAGTATTGGAGCAGATGAAAGTAGAAGGATATGACTGTTCAGAAGAACTTATAGGAAAATTATCTCCACTTTTATTTGAGCATATAAACTTTGTTGGTAAATATTCATTCCAGTATAATCAAGGTCTAGAAGACGGATCATTACGACCATTAAAAACACCTGATTCTCTCTAATGTTCGTGTTTATAAAGATACCGCAACTTTTCGTTCGATTGTTCCAGACAATTTTGGAGCCTTAAAGTCTAAAAAAAATAGAAATGCTGTTAAATCAGCGTTTCTATTTTTTAATAGTCGATTATACCGCAACTTTTCGTTAAGATGTTCCATTGACCCCGTTATCCATGAATTATAACCAATACGAGCATTATAGTTATAAGGGCGGACGGAGAGAAGAACAAGTGGAAGCCTACCGCAATCCTACCATTTCAATGCGAGAATTACGAGAAATGACGGATACAGTTGATGAATACCCCCGCTTTGATAGATTAGAACATAGAGTTTTAAAAGAACCAATAGAAGAAATTAACGAAAACACCTCTTTTAACGTGACGTATGACAAGATAAAAAAAGGACGAAGCATTGATTCTATTGTCTTTCATATCACGAAAAAACGTCGAGCAGATGATAACAGCTACAAGTTAGAAGATAAAGATTATCAATCCGACAAAGAGGAAAAATCAAGAAATGAAGCTGACTTATTAAAACAGGCAATGGAAAGCAAGTACACACGATTATTGATTGAAAACTTTCTCTTATCCCCTCTTGAAATGACGGACACGGCACTTATGGCAGGTTTGCAAAAGAACGTCTATCCGTTGTATGACGAGTTAAAGGAATTAAGAGGATTAAATGGCGTCAAAGACCACTTGTCTTATGTTGCCAGCAAAAAAGAAGCCTATTCTAAACGTAATGTAGCGAAATATCTTAAAAAAGCCATTGAACAATACCTACCAACTGTAAAATTACAAGACCTTGAACAACCAGAACGTGCAAAGGTTCGAGGTAAAGGTGCAAGCCATGAGTGAGAATTTAAAAACGATTAAGGAGCTTGCGGATGAGTTAGGTGTAAGTAAATCATATATTGATAAAATAATACGCATACTGGAATTGCATACTAAATTAGATAAAGTAGGTAATAAGTATGTGATTTCTAAAAAACAAGAGAAATCTATAAAAGATAGACTTAGGTCATCTGAATCAACAACAAAATCACACACTAAATCGACAACTAAAAAGCATACTGAAGTTGATTTTGAAGTCGATTTTTTGAAAGAAGAAATCTTATATCTTAGAAAGAGTCACGATAAACAATTGACCAACAAAGATAAGCAGATAGAAACTTTAAGTAATCTTTTAGATCAACAACAACGACTAGCCTTACAAGATAAAAAGTTGTTAGAAGAATACAAAGCAGAAAACGACAGATTAAAAGTTCTCAAAATGCCCTCAGAGGATAAAAAAGAGGAGCAGGCGAATAGTCAACCAAAAGAAGAAG
This Carnobacterium maltaromaticum DSM 20342 DNA region includes the following protein-coding sequences:
- a CDS encoding multicopper oxidase family protein, coding for MSKKQLTTVLLIVIVAFIAVTGWFLYDKNYTKTENNQSKQKMNMSMSEGNSSSNSSMEMMDQESENNVEIVEKNQKEKELAIPPLLKADSETDSAVEYTLTAQEGESSFIDGEKTKTLGYNGNFLGPVLRVKNGQKVTINTENKLTSDTSFHWHGLKIPSDVDGGPHQPVKPNETKKVDFTVEQEAATLWFHPHPDGETAKQVYDGLAGVLLVEDENSDKLDIPKNYGKDDIPVIVQDRVFDNNNQLNYESDRNEDGTQGDTLLVNGTINPYINVSDGNIRLRLLNGSNARNYEFSFDDGSEFKQIASDGGFLANPISLDKVMLTPGERAEIIVNTEKYKKGDVLNLMDGDSKILSLKITKDNLKSVELPTKLNEIANEDTSSLPEQKITLKGMSHMVSIDGKTFDMNRIDLEKKKDEKEIWEIYNAPDMMGGMIHPFHIHGVQFRILSRNGKTPPENEAGWKDTVALNPDETVKLEVQFQNTGIFMYHCHNLEHEENGMMGQVKVTK
- a CDS encoding SHOCT domain-containing protein yields the protein MLNKCISFMGGGFNMMFMGIIWVSLIVLIVILVLKTFEKKNQKQNFEESPVDILLKEFAKGAITEEEYLAKRKYM
- a CDS encoding response regulator transcription factor — translated: MKILIVDDEPKILEIVDAYLISKNYSVYKATSGKEALEKYHFISPDLVILDLMLPDISGLDVCETIRKETETPIIMLTAKSGEEDILKGLALGADDYIVKPFSPKELVARVETVLRRSSTFSSHGKLIFNDGELIIIPSTRQVFLTNNELALTSSEFDILAIIASNPNRIFSRSQLIEIVKGMEFSGLERTIDSHIKNLRHKIEKDPKKPNYIVTVHGSGYRFGEGK
- a CDS encoding sensor histidine kinase, coding for MKRTIKWQLIVSFLLLSSLIIGSLSFITISLMNNHFEKYVKERQEETLTQYVESIELLFNYSEQNWQTQGIGDIGKKALENNIIIEVYDRNNKILWAPSKTEKSKATKKMNIYAKYLKNKLDITNTNVVKIEKNLTYKESTIGKVLFRHVGPLSYTKHDVVFISDMKKNLMIVSFAALFISFIFATWVSRKMSIPLTHVNDFTKKVANGDYSQQIPQETSILEINELISSVNELTRQLEQQQELRKRLSTDIAHEIRTPLTTLKGNIEGMLDGIWDVSTERLQSCYDEVTRLTRLIGNIEKLTKLEKNYEKLIKSNFNLNSLIFQVVTNFDSSIKQKEIQFNLYGEEISVFADKDKFSQVMTNLLANAIKFTQKYGEISISLNKVGNNVEIKVKDNGIGINEEEVEHIFDRFYMADPARSSSQGGQGIGLAIVKSIVEAHSGSIRVESNLGTGSCFFIKLPIKNRL
- a CDS encoding class A sortase, with product MKTKKSKKFQLYFINVLTIVLLVAGLLLIFNRPIRNWLIDYLGQNNNVSTVTVKKIEKNNQKKGEFDFDQVESLDFESVARARLYQDKMAVIGGLAVPSVKINLPILKGLSNYNLAVGAGTMVENQAMGNGNYSLAGHNLDQTNLLFSPLHDLKMGEVIYLTDLKKVYVYETTFLEIVDPTRVDLIEPVDGENLVTLVTCNQDGSKRLVVQGTLIEEVTMSEATEKITKAFDIEKNI
- a CDS encoding NusG domain II-containing protein; this encodes MKKFLVFIRPYDVLIISLLVIISFIPLAVFNKYSQNIANKLGNIAVISIDGVTVREIELSSNTKYQLFTLYPSENQYNIIEVDGTRIRNKKDNSPDQIAVKTGWISKVGETSICLPHKLIIEIRSKDGEKQNETDLVIPL
- a CDS encoding Tn3 family transposase produces the protein MGLKIILTAAQRERLLSVEHLSEEDFKAYFSFSDSDLEIINQHRGNINKLGFAIQLCLARYPGCSLSNWSVKPDRLTSYVTHQLHLGPIELASYNHRNTRANHFNEILETFRYQRFGSNGNREHLIEYLVNLSLENDDSTFLMKETLDFLSCNRIIFPSIATLEDVISHCRSKAESTLFSILLQPLKGIQMEKLDDLLHLFKETKMTKLAWLKDIPGKANPESFMSICKKVEAINAIELGTINVAHIHRNRFLQLARLGDNYDAYDFSRFEFEKKYALLIAFLVDHHQYLIDQLIEINDRILGSIKRKGTRDSQEQLKEKGKLTTEKLEHYVSLIDALHFAKDNNSNPFDEIERIIPWNELIQDGEEAKQITGHKKYGYLEMVRNKATYLRRYTPMLLKTLSFKATTSAKPVLTALTQLSELHNDGKRKLPVDTSIDFVSKKWENLVRPQNGKIDRSFYELVAFTELKNNIRSGNISVEGSLAHRNIDDYLVPSDSCLGSLTIPDTFDEYLEARGSFLDSHLQFYAKSDKKTAKMTLKKLEKITPDEAEIFRKRLYSMIPKIRLSDLLIEVDSWTQFSQEFIHDSTGKPPNETEKKIVFATLLGLGINIGLEKMAQSTPGITYPQLANAKQWRFYKEALTRAQSVLVNYQLDIPIADFWGEGKTSASDGMRVPVGVSALKSDVNPHYKSLEKGASMIRSINDRNTSHHVEVVSTNTREATHTLDGLLYHETDLDIEEHFTDTNGYSDQMFGMTALLGFKFEPRIRNIKKSQLFSIKPCSEYPDLSGSINSKINVNIIEENYEEIKRIAYSIQTGKVSSSLILGKLGSYARKNKVATALRELGRIEKSIFMIRYVTDDQLRRKITHGLNKTEAVNALARELFFGRRGKFMERDIRRQLQSASALNVLINAISIWNAVYLQEAYNYLVKLDPQVTKYMRHISPINWEHITFLGEYKFDLLSIPKHLRKLNIEK